From Borrelia hispanica CRI, one genomic window encodes:
- a CDS encoding variable large family protein, protein MIVMMMVVMGCNSGGVKEGKGISGGVGSGLNEVISGARQVFLETFLSFNDLLKGAFGITADTTKEAVGERLGKVGEAVNVVKSKLEGLKIAENYSFIKDKADSIITKAIGILEKLINGASKIKNATGSAVGKIASVTGDTDNAEPADIESTKNLIAGISLICESAKEVGIGLKGNANKTIADSKEIGKLFNQTANANDSKALDGAGRAVSSASGADILAAIEAVKDKSSVAAGNINAAKNAYDIAIANKSNSDITDNVKTNASAIAAGLALRAMAKNGKLATHATNAPGQAVNAVLIGAVGKTVNEIVSTIRRTVDQCLKDVNDCLEEYSSSEVKSK, encoded by the coding sequence ATGGGATGTAATAGTGGAGGAGTAAAGGAAGGAAAGGGAATTTCAGGAGGAGTGGGGAGTGGTTTAAATGAAGTAATTTCAGGTGCAAGACAGGTATTTTTGGAAACTTTTTTATCTTTTAACGACTTATTAAAAGGTGCATTTGGTATTACTGCAGATACTACTAAGGAAGCAGTTGGGGAACGATTGGGTAAAGTTGGAGAAGCAGTTAATGTAGTTAAAAGTAAATTAGAAGGCTTAAAGATAGCTGAGAATTATAGTTTCATAAAAGATAAAGCAGATAGTATAATTACTAAGGCAATTGGTATTTTGGAAAAGTTAATTAATGGAGCAAGTAAAATTAAGAATGCTACTGGTAGTGCTGTTGGTAAAATTGCTAGTGTTACTGGTGATACTGATAATGCAGAACCAGCAGATATAGAAAGCACAAAGAATCTTATTGCAGGGATTAGTCTGATTTGTGAATCAGCAAAGGAAGTAGGTATTGGTTTGAAGGGAAATGCTAATAAAACTATTGCTGATTCTAAAGAGATTGGAAAGTTATTTAATCAGACTGCTAATGCTAATGATTCCAAGGCATTGGATGGAGCCGGCAGAGCAGTGAGTTCAGCTAGCGGTGCAGATATATTAGCAGCGATTGAGGCGGTTAAGGATAAAAGTAGTGTTGCTGCTGGCAATATTAATGCAGCAAAAAATGCTTATGATATTGCTATTGCTAATAAAAGTAATAGTGATATTACTGACAATGTTAAAACAAATGCATCAGCAATAGCAGCTGGTTTAGCATTAAGAGCAATGGCTAAGAATGGTAAATTAGCAACCCATGCTACTAATGCTCCAGGACAAGCAGTGAATGCGGTGTTAATAGGAGCAGTTGGTAAAACTGTAAATGAGATAGTATCTACTATAAGAAGAACAGTTGATCAATGTTTAAAGGATGTTAATGATTGCCTAGAAGAATATTCTAGTAGTGAAGTAAAATCTAAGTAG